Below is a genomic region from Ferribacterium limneticum.
GACACCCTGGATGCCATGACGTCTGACCGTTCCTATCGCCGTGGTCTTGAGTTCGAGGAGGCGAAAGACGAAATTTTGAGGATGTCTGGAAGCCAATTTGACCCGGTGGCCGTGGACCTCTTTTTGGCCGACGAAAAAGTTTTGAGGGAAATGGTTGCACTCAAATGCGGCCAGCCACAATCGGTGTAGCTACACGCAACAACGTGAAGGATGATGACCATGTTCATTGACCCAGTATGCGGGATGACGGTCAAGCCCGAATCCCCCCATGAAGTCCTCCTGGAGGGGGTTACCCATCGGTTTTGCAGTGCCAAGTGCAAGGCAAAATTTGAAGCAGACCCGGCGCACTATCTGGCTCCGAAAGCTGAGCCCCAACCAGCATCCGAAGAAGAGCAGCAACGGGAATACACCTGCCCGATGCACCCGGAGGTGCGCCAGTTTGGGCCTGGCGATTGCCCAAAATGTGGCATGGCCCTGGAACCGATTGTTCCCGACCTTGATGCCAGCGAGGACAACTCGGAATATCTGGATTTCCGACGCCGCTTCTGGGGAAGCCTGCCTTTGAGTGTGGTTGTGACAGTGCTGGCGATGGCGGGTCATTACTTTGAGAGCCTCTCTGCTGCAAACCGGACTTGGCTTGAACTGGTACTCAGTGCCCCCGTGGTTCTCTGGGCGGGGGCACCATTCTTTGTCCGTGGCTGGAAGTCCATCGTCACCCGTAGCCCCAACATGTGGACGCTCATCAGCATCGGCACTGGCGCGGCGTTTCTCTACAGCCTTGTAGCCGCCGTGGCTCCCGGACTTTTTCCCGCCTCCTTTGAGTCGCACGGGCGTATCGGCGTCTATTTCGAGGCGGCAGCGGTCATTATCTCGCTGACTCTCCTGGGGCAAATGCTGGAGCTTAGTGCTCGCTCGCAAACCTCTGCCGCCATCAAGTCTTTGCTCGGCCTGGCCCCCAAAACGGCCAGGCGCATCAATGCCGACGGTTCGGAAGAGGATGTGCCGTTGAACCATGTCCATGTCGGCGACCTGCTGCGTGTCAGGCCGGGGGAAAAGGTTCCAGTCGATGGCTCGGTAGTCGAGGGCCGAAGCACAATCGACGAGTCGATGCTGACTGGGGAGCCAATCCCGGTAAGCAAGGAAGCTCAGGACAAGGTGATTGGCGCAACCCTGAATGGCTCCGGCAGTCTGATTATTCGGTCCGAGAGCGTGGGTTCGCACACCGTGCTGGCCCAAATCATTCAGATGGTGGCCCAGGCGCAGCGTTCGAAGGCACCGATGCAGCGCCTGGCGGATGTCGTGGCCGGCTACTTTGTTGTGGCCGTGGTTGCAATCGCGCTCTTGAGCTTCTTCGGTTGGGGATTCTTCGGTGGTGAGCGCGGCTGGCTCTTTGGCATTATCAGCGCCGTGTCGGTACTCATCATTGCTTGCCCCTGCGCCCTCGGGCTGGCAACGCCGATGGCCATCATGGTGGCCACCGGCAAGGCCGCCACCCAGGGCATTCTCTTCCGGGATGCGGCGGCCATCGAGCGCATGCGGGAAATCGATACCATCATCGTCGACAAGACTGGAACGCTGACCGAAGGCCACCCTGCATTCGAACAGGTCATTCCCGTCAGTGGTGTCACACCAGATGAAGTCCTGCGTTTGGCGGCAAGTCTGGACCAGGGCAGTGAGCATCCTTTGGCTGAGGCCATTGTCCGCGCCGCCAAGGAGAAAAGCCTGCCCCTCGAGAAGGCGGAGAGTTTCGAATCCTCAAGCGGTATCGGCGTGCACGGACAAGTTGGCGGCCGGCGACTGTCCCTGGGGAATTCGACCCTCATGGTTCAGGAGGACATCGACCTGAGCCCCCTTGTTGCTCAAGCAGAAGAACTGAGGCGCACAGGTGCCAGCGTCATGTATCTGGCAGCCGATGGCTTGCTAGTGGGCTTATTGGCCGTCTCCGACCCGATTAAGGCAAGCACACCCGAAGCGCTCAAAATGCTTAAAGATGCGGGCATCCGGGTGGTGATGGCTACGGGCGATGGGGAGCTGACTGCCAAGGCTGTAGGGCAGCGACTTGGCATCGACGAGGTCCATGGCGAAGTGAAGCCGGCCGACAAGTTGGCACTCGTCGAGCGACTCCAATCTGAAGGGCGGGTAGTCGCCATGGCCGGTGATGGTATCAATGATGCGCCAGCCCTAGCGCGTGCCGATGTCGGTGTTGCCATGGGGACGGGGACCGATGTCGCCATGAACAGTGCCCAGGTCACCCTGGTCAAAGGGGACTTGCGCGGCATTGCCCGGGCCCAAGCCCTATCCAGAGCCACGGTACGCAACATGCGACAGAACCTTTGGTTTGCGTTCGCCTACAACGCCCTTGGCATTCCTATCGCGGCTGGCCTCCTGTACCCATTCTTCGGCCTGGTCCTGTCACCGATGATTGCCGCGGCTGCGATGAGCCTGTCGTCAGTCAGCGTCGTCGGCAACTCATTGAGATTGCGCAGCGCCTGAGTCGTACTTGATATTGGGGTCAGGCAGCACAGCGACAGGCCACCTTGTTGAGAATCTGATGGTCGTCACCGAGTTTGCAAAGGGACTCGAAGTGCTTATCCAATTCCTCGAACAGGATGTAGCCGATGGAGAACTCATCTGGCCGCTGGAACATGGGGCGCTTGAGTTGGTCGATGATTTCCTTCTCACGTTTTGACGGGGCTACTAGGTAGAGGTGGTCCTCCTTCCCGGGAAGAGAGAGGGCCATGTCGGTCAGCCGGAGAATTCCGGAATAGATGGACGTGCTTTTCTCAACTTCAAACGCACAGGCAATCTTCGCCTCGCCCTTGTGGAGCCATAGGACATCAATCAGTTCGGCCGTTGAGTGCACATCTGAGGGCAACCCAAGATTAGGTAGTTTGTCGAGGCAACGATAGCCAAGGGGGCTGCCTTGATACACGGCACTGCGGTCGTTTCGGGCGACCAGTGTGTCGTACCCAAGCGCTCGCCCGAGTTCGCACAGTTGGTGCTGGACCTTGGTGTGCAGCCGTTCCTCTGCCAAATCCTGCTGCACTTGGGTGTGACGTTTGAGCCTGACCTGCTCGACCTTCTCGTGTTCGGCATTGAGGGAGTCAGCGCCATTGCATCCCAGGCGACCCACACCAATTTCAAACAGCATCCCGCTGAAAGCACCGAGGTCCTTCGAAAGAATGCCGATGGCCGCATTGGCTTCGATAATGGTCTCCCGCATCTCGAGATAGCTCTCCCAGGAGCCCAGTTTCTTCTTGGTCTGGAACAAGGCGTTGAAGCCGTTCAGCATCGCGGTATTGAAGGGTGGGAACAACGTGGGATGCAGGAAATAGAGGATATTGCCGACCGATGGCCCCAGTCCTTTGATGCCTTTGGCAGAGAGCTTGAGCACCTCTT
It encodes:
- a CDS encoding heavy metal translocating P-type ATPase, coding for MFIDPVCGMTVKPESPHEVLLEGVTHRFCSAKCKAKFEADPAHYLAPKAEPQPASEEEQQREYTCPMHPEVRQFGPGDCPKCGMALEPIVPDLDASEDNSEYLDFRRRFWGSLPLSVVVTVLAMAGHYFESLSAANRTWLELVLSAPVVLWAGAPFFVRGWKSIVTRSPNMWTLISIGTGAAFLYSLVAAVAPGLFPASFESHGRIGVYFEAAAVIISLTLLGQMLELSARSQTSAAIKSLLGLAPKTARRINADGSEEDVPLNHVHVGDLLRVRPGEKVPVDGSVVEGRSTIDESMLTGEPIPVSKEAQDKVIGATLNGSGSLIIRSESVGSHTVLAQIIQMVAQAQRSKAPMQRLADVVAGYFVVAVVAIALLSFFGWGFFGGERGWLFGIISAVSVLIIACPCALGLATPMAIMVATGKAATQGILFRDAAAIERMREIDTIIVDKTGTLTEGHPAFEQVIPVSGVTPDEVLRLAASLDQGSEHPLAEAIVRAAKEKSLPLEKAESFESSSGIGVHGQVGGRRLSLGNSTLMVQEDIDLSPLVAQAEELRRTGASVMYLAADGLLVGLLAVSDPIKASTPEALKMLKDAGIRVVMATGDGELTAKAVGQRLGIDEVHGEVKPADKLALVERLQSEGRVVAMAGDGINDAPALARADVGVAMGTGTDVAMNSAQVTLVKGDLRGIARAQALSRATVRNMRQNLWFAFAYNALGIPIAAGLLYPFFGLVLSPMIAAAAMSLSSVSVVGNSLRLRSA